Proteins encoded together in one Fibrobacter sp. UWH4 window:
- a CDS encoding InlB B-repeat-containing protein — MQRDQFAWILNTSNGAEENSGVWTRGTDGYPTFANEDSLAIRKVVFDDDGTTSNRYTNYKGLVTFPENPEPAEGYVFSGWYNSDDIKVKPTTVFTADQTVNAVYVDASDVFWTINFYNAAPADTVLESKSYQHGSIVAYGGVAPTLAPTAKYTYTFKGWNVEPTNAVEDFDYHAVYDSTIRSYTVTFNNADGSKIESATFEYGKMPSCSKTPTRVATAEWTYSHKGWKPALDYVTEAATYTAIYDSSKVKYKVTFMNGTTVIDEQMVPYGNPAVAPINVTREGYKFVGWNTSFATVTEALTVKALFEELIIRTVNVVDVDGDKIVNTTIEDGEKFTLPEAPKKEGYTFDAYYDGDKKLGVAGDEISVTADITITAKYIENPKSSSSQQEIATSSSSSRNDKSSSSSSRINSSSSAKTEAIVATVVPKFSVMVNGRSLQISAARIGAAYALFDMQGKVLLQGRVRTANFEIPVMRAGSYLLKIESTTQRVSVR; from the coding sequence ATGCAGAGAGACCAGTTTGCTTGGATTCTAAACACTTCAAACGGAGCCGAAGAAAATAGCGGAGTGTGGACTCGCGGAACGGATGGCTATCCGACTTTTGCAAATGAAGATTCCTTGGCGATTCGCAAGGTGGTGTTTGATGATGATGGAACCACAAGTAATCGCTATACGAATTACAAGGGCCTTGTGACATTCCCTGAAAATCCTGAACCTGCTGAAGGATATGTTTTTAGTGGATGGTATAACTCCGATGATATCAAGGTCAAGCCGACGACGGTGTTTACGGCTGATCAAACTGTCAATGCCGTCTATGTTGATGCAAGTGATGTTTTCTGGACAATCAACTTCTATAATGCAGCTCCTGCCGATACTGTGTTGGAATCCAAGTCCTATCAGCATGGTAGCATTGTTGCTTATGGTGGTGTCGCTCCGACACTTGCTCCCACAGCAAAATACACCTATACTTTCAAGGGCTGGAATGTAGAACCCACGAATGCCGTAGAAGATTTTGATTATCATGCCGTTTATGATTCTACGATTCGTTCGTACACGGTTACTTTCAATAATGCAGATGGCTCCAAAATTGAAAGTGCTACCTTTGAATATGGAAAAATGCCTAGCTGCAGCAAGACTCCGACGCGTGTGGCAACTGCTGAATGGACATATTCTCACAAGGGCTGGAAACCTGCTTTAGATTATGTCACCGAGGCTGCAACCTATACTGCAATCTATGATTCTAGCAAGGTTAAGTATAAGGTGACGTTCATGAACGGCACGACCGTCATTGATGAACAGATGGTTCCGTATGGTAATCCCGCCGTTGCTCCGATTAATGTGACTCGTGAAGGTTACAAATTTGTAGGCTGGAATACGTCTTTTGCGACGGTGACGGAGGCCTTGACGGTCAAGGCTTTGTTTGAAGAACTGATTATTCGCACTGTCAATGTTGTTGATGTTGATGGCGATAAGATTGTTAACACTACTATTGAAGATGGCGAAAAGTTCACGCTGCCTGAAGCTCCGAAAAAAGAGGGCTACACCTTTGATGCATATTACGATGGCGATAAGAAACTTGGTGTAGCGGGTGATGAAATCTCTGTGACCGCAGACATTACCATTACTGCGAAGTACATTGAGAATCCCAAGAGTAGTTCTAGTCAGCAGGAGATTGCCACGAGCTCTTCGAGCTCTCGCAATGACAAGTCCAGCTCGTCGAGTTCAAGGATTAATTCGTCTTCTAGCGCAAAAACCGAGGCTATTGTCGCAACGGTAGTTCCGAAGTTCTCGGTGATGGTGAACGGTCGTAGCTTGCAGATTTCGGCTGCTCGCATCGGGGCGGCCTATGCGCTCTTCGATATGCAGGGCAAGGTTCTGTTGCAGGGACGTGTGCGGACAGCGAACTTTGAAATCCCTGTGATGAGGGCCGGTAGCTACCTTCTGAAGATTGAAAGTACGACGCAGAGGGTGAGCGTTAGGTAA
- a CDS encoding glycoside hydrolase family 13 protein encodes MFAPAWVKDAIFYQIFPDRFCRSERYHAVGKFVAWGSKPTRENMFGGNLAGIEDKLEYIAGLGVNAIYLCPIFKSNSNHRYHTVDYFEIDPVLGTLEDFDRLVKKAHKLKLRVILDGVFNHCSRGFFQFNSLMELGQNSPYVDWFHVKGWPLNAYTDKPNYECWWNFPVLPKFNTDCPDVREYLFSVGEYWMKRGIDGWRLDVPNEIDDDSFWQEFRRRVKAVNPDAYIVGEIWDEPSRWLKGDQFDGVMNYVFRKAAMQFLFDENPISIKEFGERLQKAFPEGRGDIPMNLLGSHDTTRLMSQPCASLERIKLAYTILFFLPGAPCIYYGEELSMKGGKDPDNRRSVPWSKLSEMQAKPLYEFIKQMIALRNKNAVLREGALEIRSADNGFAIERTLGRKTMTLVVLQDGTDFKFNIV; translated from the coding sequence ATGTTCGCTCCTGCTTGGGTTAAAGACGCTATCTTCTACCAGATATTCCCCGACCGGTTCTGCCGTTCGGAGCGTTATCATGCCGTAGGCAAGTTTGTCGCGTGGGGGAGCAAGCCTACCCGTGAAAATATGTTCGGCGGAAACCTCGCAGGTATCGAGGACAAGCTGGAATACATTGCGGGCCTCGGTGTCAATGCCATTTACTTGTGCCCGATTTTCAAGAGCAATTCGAACCATCGCTACCACACGGTGGACTACTTCGAGATTGACCCGGTGCTCGGCACGCTCGAAGATTTTGACCGTCTGGTCAAGAAGGCGCATAAACTGAAGCTCCGTGTGATTCTGGATGGCGTGTTCAACCATTGCTCCCGCGGATTCTTCCAGTTCAATAGCCTGATGGAACTTGGGCAAAATTCGCCGTATGTGGATTGGTTCCATGTGAAGGGCTGGCCGCTGAACGCCTATACCGACAAGCCCAATTACGAATGTTGGTGGAACTTCCCGGTGCTCCCGAAATTCAATACGGACTGCCCCGATGTGCGCGAATACCTTTTCTCGGTAGGCGAGTACTGGATGAAACGCGGCATTGACGGCTGGCGCCTCGATGTTCCGAATGAAATTGACGATGATAGCTTTTGGCAGGAATTCCGCCGCCGCGTGAAGGCGGTGAATCCGGATGCCTACATTGTGGGTGAAATTTGGGATGAGCCTTCTCGCTGGCTCAAGGGCGACCAGTTCGACGGCGTGATGAATTACGTGTTCCGCAAGGCGGCGATGCAGTTCCTGTTCGACGAGAATCCGATTTCGATCAAGGAATTCGGCGAGCGCTTGCAGAAGGCTTTCCCCGAAGGCCGCGGCGACATTCCCATGAACTTGCTCGGGAGCCACGATACCACGCGCCTGATGTCGCAACCCTGCGCAAGCCTCGAACGGATCAAGCTCGCGTATACGATTCTGTTCTTCTTGCCGGGGGCGCCGTGCATTTATTACGGCGAAGAACTTTCGATGAAGGGCGGCAAGGATCCCGATAACCGCCGTAGCGTACCGTGGAGTAAACTCTCCGAAATGCAGGCCAAACCGCTGTACGAATTTATCAAGCAGATGATTGCGCTCCGTAACAAGAATGCGGTGCTTCGCGAGGGCGCTCTTGAAATTCGCTCTGCCGACAACGGCTTTGCCATCGAACGAACCCTCGGCAGAAAGACGATGACGCTCGTTGTGCTGCAAGACGGCACTGATTTTAAGTTCAACATAGTATAA
- a CDS encoding GNAT family N-acetyltransferase, with the protein MVRQCIDEQNLTFVRLNPNNKVKNFDCGDKDLNDFIVNRASDFQKNLLSVSYACAEAGSGRILAYCSLANDKVAITDFKDKTEFNRFRREQGFPNSKRLKSYPAVKLCRLGVDENVKNHRIGTTMLNYIKSMFVVENKAGCRFLTVDAYLDAVPFYIKNKFNFMNVDDNDPHTRLMYYDLKNLKM; encoded by the coding sequence GTGGTTCGACAATGTATAGATGAGCAGAATTTGACATTCGTTCGGTTGAATCCGAATAACAAAGTGAAAAATTTTGATTGCGGCGATAAGGATTTAAATGATTTTATAGTCAATCGCGCATCGGATTTTCAAAAGAACTTGCTTTCTGTCAGTTATGCTTGTGCAGAAGCAGGTTCAGGTCGGATTCTGGCTTATTGCAGCCTTGCCAATGACAAGGTGGCGATTACCGATTTCAAGGACAAGACCGAATTTAACCGTTTTCGCAGGGAGCAGGGGTTTCCGAATTCTAAACGTCTCAAGAGCTACCCTGCAGTAAAGTTGTGTCGCTTGGGAGTTGATGAAAATGTCAAAAATCATCGGATTGGAACGACGATGTTGAATTACATCAAGTCAATGTTCGTAGTCGAGAATAAAGCAGGTTGCCGTTTCTTGACTGTTGACGCGTATCTGGATGCGGTCCCGTTCTACATCAAAAATAAATTCAACTTCATGAATGTTGATGACAATGATCCGCATACACGACTTATGTACTACGACCTGAAGAATTTGAAAATGTAA
- a CDS encoding FISUMP domain-containing protein produces the protein MKKFFALFAVAVLFVACSGNGADVIDDMGLDDGAEEIDHDASTDSLTSESKLSSSREGTESGNSSEREVKSSSSEQSLDTIELVWGAAKESFFNPNVEYGTMTDDRDGKVYKTVKIGNQVWMAENLNYDDSIAMPSLKGKMLDCGNKVGNCAVAGRMYGWTAAIDSVALSHNKENPQYCGDCCLPPRVQGVCPNGWHLPDFDEWRTLEATVRNTGNLKSNSGWINISCFSNDSCKSTDAYGFSAVAFGSKEDSSFAGDKERYVWGGFGERAVFQAAKVDGYGSGYIEIYVRRGDLSYASYSRWGGEVYASVRCLKDDGPAPKTEETRLNPNVAYDSLIDERDGHVYKTVKIGALVWMADNLNYDDGKSKCFNDDEGNCEILGRLYTFNAADSGCPAGWRLPEESEWWDLFEDGSGYEVKNDVKSQSGFPRDEKGSNATGFSALSVSYWSTSWNSDIYSVDFARDAYWLTQKEDDVNSVRCIKDGTIEEIKTNTIQTDVTYGSLVDERDGKVYKTVKIGEQTWMAENLNYDDSVATPSLKGKTWCYDDLAENCDSWGRLYTWAATIDSVMLATDADNPQYCGYRNNKCFFENLKGICPSGWHLPNNEEWFTLYSFVGGASIAGWILKSSTGWANEMNGSDAYGFSAFPAGENLSTSKLEFYGGGRSACFWSSEEEWGLDLGGVQRDSYCFAIGTNDRVRMGAAPKYYAQPVRCIKDSPTE, from the coding sequence ATGAAAAAGTTTTTTGCGTTGTTTGCTGTTGCCGTTTTGTTTGTTGCCTGCAGTGGTAATGGCGCTGATGTTATCGATGACATGGGGCTTGATGATGGGGCCGAAGAGATTGATCATGATGCTTCAACGGACTCGTTAACGTCGGAAAGCAAATTGTCTTCCAGTAGAGAGGGGACTGAATCGGGCAATTCTAGCGAAAGAGAAGTGAAATCGTCCTCGTCTGAACAATCTCTCGATACGATAGAATTAGTTTGGGGTGCAGCCAAGGAATCCTTCTTTAATCCGAATGTCGAGTATGGGACCATGACGGATGACCGTGATGGAAAAGTCTATAAAACGGTGAAAATCGGCAATCAAGTGTGGATGGCAGAAAACCTAAATTATGATGATAGCATTGCGATGCCCAGTCTTAAGGGGAAAATGCTGGATTGTGGCAACAAAGTTGGAAATTGCGCCGTGGCTGGTCGCATGTATGGCTGGACTGCAGCCATTGATTCTGTGGCTTTGTCTCACAATAAGGAAAACCCGCAGTATTGTGGTGATTGTTGCTTGCCTCCTAGAGTGCAGGGGGTGTGTCCCAATGGTTGGCACTTGCCAGATTTCGATGAGTGGCGTACCCTAGAAGCAACGGTGAGAAATACTGGAAATCTTAAGTCGAATAGTGGCTGGATTAACATAAGTTGTTTCTCGAATGATTCTTGTAAAAGTACCGATGCCTATGGCTTTTCGGCGGTAGCTTTTGGTAGTAAGGAAGATTCTAGTTTTGCAGGTGATAAAGAAAGATATGTTTGGGGTGGTTTTGGCGAAAGAGCTGTTTTTCAAGCCGCGAAGGTTGATGGATATGGTTCGGGTTATATCGAAATCTATGTTAGGAGAGGTGATTTGTCATATGCCTCCTATAGTAGATGGGGTGGAGAAGTTTATGCATCTGTTCGCTGTCTCAAGGACGATGGTCCCGCTCCCAAGACAGAAGAAACTCGTCTGAATCCAAATGTGGCTTACGATAGCTTGATTGACGAACGCGATGGTCATGTTTACAAGACTGTGAAAATCGGTGCGTTGGTCTGGATGGCTGATAATTTGAATTACGATGACGGCAAAAGTAAGTGCTTTAATGATGATGAAGGAAACTGCGAAATATTGGGTCGATTGTATACTTTCAATGCTGCTGATTCTGGCTGCCCTGCTGGTTGGCGTTTGCCTGAGGAATCGGAATGGTGGGATTTGTTTGAGGATGGCTCCGGATACGAAGTGAAAAATGATGTTAAGTCTCAAAGTGGATTTCCTCGTGATGAGAAAGGTTCCAATGCTACGGGCTTTTCCGCGCTGAGCGTCAGTTATTGGAGTACTTCCTGGAATTCTGATATCTACTCTGTTGATTTTGCACGCGATGCTTATTGGCTTACTCAGAAAGAAGATGATGTTAACAGTGTCCGTTGCATCAAGGATGGCACGATTGAGGAAATCAAGACAAATACCATACAAACGGATGTTACCTACGGCTCTCTGGTCGATGAACGCGATGGCAAAGTTTACAAGACGGTAAAAATTGGCGAACAGACCTGGATGGCGGAAAATCTGAATTACGATGATAGTGTTGCAACGCCTTCTCTTAAAGGCAAAACTTGGTGTTATGACGATCTTGCGGAAAACTGCGACTCATGGGGACGTCTATATACTTGGGCCGCGACCATAGATTCTGTAATGTTGGCGACGGATGCCGATAATCCGCAATATTGTGGCTATAGAAATAACAAGTGTTTCTTTGAAAACCTCAAGGGGATTTGCCCCAGCGGCTGGCATTTACCCAATAACGAAGAATGGTTTACGTTGTATTCTTTTGTTGGAGGAGCCTCCATTGCGGGGTGGATCCTCAAATCATCGACTGGTTGGGCAAATGAAATGAATGGATCCGATGCCTATGGTTTTTCTGCGTTTCCTGCTGGCGAAAACCTTTCCACTTCAAAACTTGAGTTCTACGGGGGTGGCCGTAGCGCGTGCTTTTGGAGCTCTGAAGAAGAGTGGGGCTTGGATTTAGGTGGTGTGCAACGGGATTCGTATTGCTTCGCTATAGGTACGAATGATCGCGTGAGAATGGGTGCGGCGCCTAAGTATTATGCCCAACCTGTCCGCTGCATTAAGGATTCTCCTACCGAATAG
- a CDS encoding magnesium transporter CorA family protein, with product MLKKYYKIESGRLASAPNEDSADIVMMGSLSQEQRSVLVKEYEITEHTIASAFDSDELSRIEYDDDFTTIVFKKPKNYSASDNFQFRVESFGIFIFKDWVLLLTDSDIPVMDEKRFSKIDSLNTFVLRVLSYAIFHFNEHLKIINRINDELEQKLRTAMENKYLLSMFSLNKGLIYYVSALNSNDTLLKKLQIGRSLNWNESERELLDDIVIENRQSLQQAEIYANILTSMMDARASVISNNVNTLMKNLTIVTISISLPTFFASLFGMNVKLPFGMNGDAMVGSPMAFWLIIAVCILSVLAFLAFWMRRK from the coding sequence ATGCTCAAGAAGTACTACAAGATCGAATCGGGTCGCCTCGCTAGTGCCCCGAACGAAGACAGCGCCGACATCGTGATGATGGGTTCCTTGAGCCAAGAGCAACGTAGCGTGCTCGTTAAAGAGTATGAGATTACGGAACATACCATAGCCTCTGCATTCGACTCGGACGAACTTTCCCGTATCGAGTACGACGACGACTTTACGACCATCGTGTTTAAGAAGCCGAAGAACTATTCCGCGAGTGACAACTTCCAGTTCCGCGTGGAATCTTTCGGCATCTTCATCTTCAAGGACTGGGTGCTTTTGCTGACCGACTCCGACATTCCGGTAATGGACGAAAAGCGCTTCTCCAAAATTGACAGCTTGAACACCTTTGTGCTGCGCGTGTTGAGCTACGCCATCTTCCACTTTAACGAACACTTGAAGATTATCAACCGTATCAACGACGAGTTGGAACAGAAACTGCGTACGGCCATGGAAAACAAGTACCTGCTCAGCATGTTCAGCTTGAACAAGGGCTTGATTTACTACGTGAGCGCCTTGAATAGCAACGACACGCTCCTGAAAAAGTTGCAGATTGGCCGCAGCCTGAACTGGAACGAAAGCGAACGGGAACTGCTGGACGATATCGTCATTGAAAACCGCCAGAGCCTGCAGCAAGCTGAAATCTACGCCAACATTTTGACGTCCATGATGGATGCCCGCGCAAGCGTTATCAGCAACAACGTGAACACGCTGATGAAGAACCTCACCATCGTGACGATTTCTATTTCTCTCCCGACGTTCTTCGCAAGCTTGTTCGGCATGAACGTGAAGCTGCCCTTTGGCATGAACGGCGACGCCATGGTCGGTTCGCCCATGGCATTCTGGCTGATTATCGCAGTGTGTATTCTCTCGGTGCTTGCGTTCCTCGCTTTCTGGATGCGTCGCAAGTAA
- a CDS encoding protein translocase subunit SecDF, protein MKKNKFGMRELIILLVIVLSAYTVWPSIQVHTKKGEEKQTFLKENPKMGAKSINFGLDLAGGTAITLEIDKTNIKGDDIKDIQEQSLEIIRNRVDQYGLSEPQISPSGDDRIVVELAGVDDSTAKALVGSTAKLEFKILAEAEKFTQVVGLIDQYLTRQTTDIVADSAATDSTAKDSTVAKADSAKDTLPKEATKTLSDDELLGKAPAAEVAATDSAKDSAAVEAQPASEVGVALSAYYLSFGNGGFIAEENVEKVKKLLATDGVQKLIPRDVAFAFGSGLEPVQRDSKIKAKRLYLLKRRAEMAGDDVVDARPYRVSDGVSAGEVAVSLKFGGIGPKKFSAVTAANIGKQMAIVLDNQVISAPVIRDRIPNGEAQITGLDDMAEANRLSVVLRAGALKAPMKIIESRSVGATLGEENIVQGFGSGAIGLILCLVFMVAYYRLGGLIASFGMVINTLVTAAVMSVFNATLTLPGIAGFILVVGMSLDANVIIYERIREELKNGLTARAAVAKGYERAFGAILDSNLTTVLTGLILYKIGTGSVKGFGLTLTIGILTSLFCAITVTRSILDWRLAKADRTTLSIGSGFKAINEANLQIIPNRRRFGLISMILIVASIAFIAVKGFDFSIDFTGGQVYTVQYQDDAKHEKDLSKALSAAGISGTKVRTLGGTSANSYQISMRASDDAQFELKMAQAFEKAGQKCEIVAKDNVGPTIGKELRFNAILSVILAWLGILIYVWFRFGKFGLGFGVAAVLGLVHDTVITLGFISAFGLSFDGALIASLLTMIGYSVNDTIVNFDRIRENTAVYGSSNFAETINKSLNQCFSRTMVTSLTTLFVCVILAVMGGSSIRDFGLVQCFGILIGTYSSVCICSPVVLWWSKRFKKGV, encoded by the coding sequence ATGAAAAAAAATAAATTCGGCATGCGAGAACTGATTATTCTCCTCGTCATTGTTTTGTCTGCCTACACGGTATGGCCTTCTATCCAGGTTCACACCAAGAAGGGCGAAGAAAAGCAGACCTTCCTCAAGGAAAATCCGAAGATGGGTGCAAAATCCATCAATTTCGGCCTTGACCTTGCTGGCGGTACGGCTATTACCCTTGAAATTGACAAAACCAATATCAAGGGCGACGATATCAAGGACATTCAGGAACAGTCCCTCGAAATCATCCGTAACCGCGTTGACCAGTACGGTCTTTCTGAACCGCAGATTTCCCCGTCCGGCGACGACCGAATCGTGGTTGAACTGGCAGGCGTGGATGACTCCACTGCAAAGGCTCTCGTGGGTTCGACCGCTAAGCTCGAATTCAAGATTCTGGCCGAAGCCGAAAAGTTTACGCAGGTGGTTGGCCTCATCGACCAGTACCTGACCCGCCAGACGACCGACATCGTGGCTGATTCCGCCGCTACGGATTCTACCGCCAAGGATTCTACGGTCGCCAAGGCTGATTCCGCCAAGGATACGCTTCCTAAGGAAGCTACCAAGACCCTTTCCGATGACGAATTGCTCGGTAAGGCTCCTGCCGCTGAAGTCGCTGCTACCGATTCCGCCAAGGATTCTGCTGCAGTCGAGGCTCAACCGGCATCTGAGGTCGGCGTTGCTCTTTCCGCTTACTACCTGAGTTTTGGTAACGGTGGCTTTATCGCCGAAGAAAATGTCGAAAAGGTCAAGAAGCTCCTCGCTACTGACGGTGTGCAGAAGCTGATTCCGCGCGATGTCGCTTTCGCTTTCGGCAGCGGTCTCGAACCGGTGCAGCGTGATTCCAAGATTAAGGCCAAGCGTCTTTACCTCCTCAAGCGCCGTGCCGAAATGGCCGGTGACGATGTGGTCGATGCTCGCCCCTACCGCGTGTCTGATGGTGTGAGCGCCGGTGAAGTGGCCGTGAGCCTCAAGTTCGGTGGCATTGGTCCTAAGAAGTTCTCTGCCGTGACTGCCGCTAACATCGGCAAGCAGATGGCTATCGTTCTTGACAACCAGGTGATTTCTGCTCCGGTGATCCGCGACCGTATCCCGAACGGCGAAGCCCAGATTACGGGTCTCGACGACATGGCCGAAGCTAACCGCCTCTCCGTGGTGCTCCGCGCCGGTGCCCTCAAGGCTCCGATGAAGATTATTGAAAGCCGCAGCGTGGGTGCAACCCTCGGTGAAGAAAACATTGTGCAGGGCTTCGGTTCCGGTGCTATCGGCCTTATCCTCTGCTTGGTGTTCATGGTTGCCTACTACCGCCTCGGTGGTCTTATCGCTAGCTTCGGTATGGTGATCAACACCTTGGTGACCGCCGCCGTGATGTCTGTGTTTAACGCTACGTTGACCTTGCCGGGTATCGCAGGTTTCATCCTCGTGGTCGGTATGTCTCTCGACGCCAACGTGATTATTTACGAACGTATCCGTGAAGAACTCAAGAACGGCCTGACCGCCCGCGCCGCCGTGGCCAAGGGATACGAACGCGCCTTCGGTGCCATCTTGGACTCCAACTTGACCACCGTGCTTACCGGCCTTATCCTTTATAAGATTGGTACGGGTTCTGTGAAGGGTTTCGGTCTTACTCTTACGATCGGTATCTTGACCTCCTTGTTCTGCGCAATCACGGTGACTCGCTCTATTCTTGACTGGCGTCTTGCCAAGGCTGATCGTACCACGCTTTCGATTGGTTCCGGCTTCAAGGCCATCAACGAAGCGAACCTTCAGATTATTCCGAACCGCCGTCGATTCGGCCTCATTTCGATGATCCTCATTGTGGCATCCATTGCCTTCATCGCTGTCAAGGGCTTCGACTTCAGCATCGACTTCACTGGTGGTCAGGTTTATACCGTGCAGTACCAGGACGATGCTAAGCACGAAAAGGACTTGAGCAAGGCGCTCTCTGCTGCCGGTATCTCTGGCACGAAGGTTCGTACGCTCGGTGGTACTTCTGCTAACTCCTACCAGATTAGCATGCGCGCCTCTGACGACGCCCAGTTCGAACTCAAGATGGCTCAGGCCTTCGAAAAGGCCGGTCAGAAGTGCGAAATCGTCGCTAAGGACAATGTGGGTCCGACCATCGGTAAGGAACTCCGCTTTAACGCAATCCTTTCTGTGATTCTCGCATGGCTCGGCATTTTGATTTACGTGTGGTTCCGCTTCGGTAAGTTCGGTCTCGGCTTCGGTGTCGCGGCCGTGCTCGGCCTGGTGCACGATACCGTGATTACGCTCGGCTTCATCTCTGCCTTCGGTCTTTCCTTCGACGGCGCCTTGATTGCCTCGCTCCTCACCATGATCGGTTACTCTGTGAACGACACCATCGTGAACTTCGACCGTATTCGTGAAAACACTGCCGTGTATGGTTCCAGCAACTTCGCCGAAACCATCAACAAGTCCCTGAACCAGTGCTTTAGCCGTACCATGGTGACCTCTCTCACGACTTTGTTCGTGTGCGTGATCCTCGCTGTGATGGGTGGTTCTTCCATCCGCGACTTCGGCTTGGTCCAGTGCTTCGGTATCCTTATCGGTACCTACTCTTCTGTGTGCATCTGCTCTCCGGTGGTTCTCTGGTGGAGCAAGCGCTTCAAGAAGGGTGTGTAA